TGGCCTGCCGAACATCTCGGTTCGCGTCATCGCCAAGGACGTCGGCGGGTCGTTCGGCCTCAAGAACCATCCGTGGCGCGAGGAAGCCGCGACGATCGCCGCCGCCATGATGCTCGGCCGGCCGCTCAAGTGGATCGAGGACCGGCTCGAGAGCCTCACCGCCTGCAACCAGGCGCGCGAGCAGGAGATGACGACGCGGATCGCCTTCGACAACGAGGGCAAGATCCTGGGGGCCCATTCGGACTATTCGAGCAACAACGGCGCCTATCCGCAGGGCGCCGACGCCAACGTAGCGGTCCATGTGTTCATGTGGGTTGCCTACAAGGTGCCCTATCCGGGCTTCATTACCCGGGCCTGGTACAGCAACACTCCCGGGCTGGCCGCCTATCGCGGCCCCTGGGCGATGGAATCGCTGGCGCGCGAGGCGATGCTCGACGTTGCCGCGCGGCAGATCGGCATCGATCCGGTCGATATCCGCCGCAAGAACCTCGTGACGCGCGCCGAGCTGCCTTTCACCACGCCGATGGGCATTCCGGTCGACGATATCTCGCCGGCCGAATGCTTTGAGAAGCTGCTCCAGAACTTCGACGTGAAGGCCTTCCGCAAGGAACAGGCCGCGGCGCGCGAGCAGGGCCGCTATCTCGGTCTCGGCATGGCCGCCTATGTCGAGCCCACGGGTTCGGCCGGTTCGATGGCGCCGATGACCGGCGAGCTCGCGCAGATCCGCGTCGAGCCGACCGGCAAGGTCACCGCGTCGATGTCCACCCATTCGCAGGGTCACGGCACGCAGACGACGATGGCGCAGGTCATCGCCGACCAGCTCGGCGTGCCCTATGAGGACGTCACCGTATTCGAGGGCGACAGCTCGCGCGGCGGCTTTGCGCCGGGCGCGGCCGGCAGCCGTCAGGCGGTGCTCGGCGGCGGCGCTTCGATCAAGGCGTCGAAGCTGCTCAAGGAAAAGATCCAGACCGTCGCGGCGCACCTGCTCAATGCCAGCCCCGAGAGCATCACGATCGAGAACGGCATGGTCCTGGTTGCTGGCGCCGAGGAAATGACGCGCAGCCTCAAGGAGATCGCCGAGATCGCCTATGGCGAGCCGATGCGCCTGCCGCCGGGAATGGAACCGGGGCTGGAAGCGCAGTTCCGCTATCAGCCGCCGCCGATGACCTTCACCAGCGCGGCGCATATCTGCGTGGTCGAAGTCGATGCCGAGACCGGCTTCGTCAAGATCCTGCGCTGGATCTCGAGCGAGGACTGCGGAAACCTGATCAACCCGGCCGTGGTCGAAGGTCAGGTTGCGGGCGGCCTTGCCCAGGCGATCGGTACCGTCCTGCTCGAAGAGGTTCATTTCGACGATCGCGGCAATCCGACAGCGGCGACCTTCAAGGACTACATGCTGCCGGCGATCACCGACGTGCCGGACTTCGAATATGTCCACGCGCATATTCCGGCGAACAACGAGGGCGGCTTCCGCGGCGTGGGCGAGGGCGGCGCGATCGTCGGCCCGCCGACGCTGTTCAACGCCATCGCCGATGCGCTTTCGCCATTCGGCGACCTGCCGATCCAGCTGCCGGTTACGCCGTCGAAGATCCTCGATCTGATCGAGGGGGTATCGAGCCAGCCGGCGCCGCCCGTCGAAGCGCCGGTGACGGCTACGCCCGAAGAGGCCGCC
The window above is part of the Novosphingobium sp. G106 genome. Proteins encoded here:
- a CDS encoding xanthine dehydrogenase family protein molybdopterin-binding subunit, with amino-acid sequence MEPPVRGVGATRYIGKRVPRKEDGRLLTGKGTFVDDVAVPGMLHVAFHRSPIARGKIKSIDTAAAKEIPGVHAVLTFDDFRDRQMTLLTFYLTPSEVPCPVLADGEVRQVGDPVVMVIASDRYIAEDAAGLITVEYDEEDPVVTIADARSGPPVHPTTENNIAQQMGIDEDEDLEELLAKAPHLVSRTIVHQRIAQSPMETRGVVAQMQGDEELLVHITCQSPHMVARWLQIALGLPNISVRVIAKDVGGSFGLKNHPWREEAATIAAAMMLGRPLKWIEDRLESLTACNQAREQEMTTRIAFDNEGKILGAHSDYSSNNGAYPQGADANVAVHVFMWVAYKVPYPGFITRAWYSNTPGLAAYRGPWAMESLAREAMLDVAARQIGIDPVDIRRKNLVTRAELPFTTPMGIPVDDISPAECFEKLLQNFDVKAFRKEQAAAREQGRYLGLGMAAYVEPTGSAGSMAPMTGELAQIRVEPTGKVTASMSTHSQGHGTQTTMAQVIADQLGVPYEDVTVFEGDSSRGGFAPGAAGSRQAVLGGGASIKASKLLKEKIQTVAAHLLNASPESITIENGMVLVAGAEEMTRSLKEIAEIAYGEPMRLPPGMEPGLEAQFRYQPPPMTFTSAAHICVVEVDAETGFVKILRWISSEDCGNLINPAVVEGQVAGGLAQAIGTVLLEEVHFDDRGNPTAATFKDYMLPAITDVPDFEYVHAHIPANNEGGFRGVGEGGAIVGPPTLFNAIADALSPFGDLPIQLPVTPSKILDLIEGVSSQPAPPVEAPVTATPEEAASPSAALAGVEPEAVEAAVDPAAIDGDWNVTMQPPIGPEQQMVATFHTDGGTLTGKLDAPEGAQEFAGTVNGNRLKWEMKVTTPMPITLKYDLTVEGDALSGSAKLGMFGKAKVSGTRV